GCGTGTCGCGTCCTTCCGCTCCCCGGCGGAGGTCTTCACGAACTTCCCCAGCGCGACGAATCACCACCTCGTTTCCCTCTGGCTCTGGCTGCTCGGGCCGGACCGCGCGTGGTGGAGTTACCGCATCCCATCGCTGGTCGCCGGCGTCGGGGCCGTGCTGCTGGCGGCGCGCCTGGGCCTGCGCCGCTCGCCGCGGGCCGCCCTGTGGTGCGCGGGGATTCTCGCCTTCTCGCACGTGATGATCCTCTACTCGACCGAGGCCCGCGGCTATGCCCTGGCCTGCTTCTTCGCGCTGCTGGCGTGGGAGCGCCTCGAGACATACTTCGAGAGGCACTCCGTCGCCGCCCTGGCGGGGTACTGGGCGGCGTGCATCCTCGGCGCCCTGGCGCATCCCACGTTCCTCTCGGCCGCCGTCGGCCTGGCGCTCTGGTCGGCCGCCGTCCTGATGCTGCCGGAGAGACGCTGGCGCGGCGCGCTCCGGTTCGTCGCGCTGCAGGGCGTGCCGGCGCTCTTCGCCGCGACCTGGTACTGGCTCGAGCTGCGCCAGGTCTCGGATGCGGGGGGCGTCGCCGTCTCGTTCTGGGACGCCCTGCGCGGGCGCGCCGGCGACCTGCTCGGGGTCGGCGACCTGCCCGCGCTCCAGACGGCGGCTGCCGTCCTGCTCGGCGTCGCGACCCTGGCGGCCCTCATCCGCCTGGCCCTGGCGCGGGACCTGCGCTGGCTGCTCTACGCCGGGGCCTGCGCGATCGGTCCCGCGATCGTCGCGGCCCTCAACGAGCAGTCGCTGCGCTTCCCCCGCTACTACCTCGTTCCCGCCGGTTTTCTGTCCGTGCTGCTCGGCACTGAAATCGCGCGCTCCTGGGACCGGAGGCACGTCCGGCCGGCCCTCGTCCTCCTGGCCGTGGCGTGGGTGGCCGCAAACGCCTGGCAGACCTGGGTCTTCGCGCGCGACGGCCGCGGCCACTATCTCGAGGCCGTGCGCTACATGGACGAGCGCAGCCCGGGGGCTCCCTTCCGCTTCGCTTCGATGGGTGACACGCGCGCCGAGGTGCTCGTGGGGTACTACCGGCGCTACCTGCCGCCGCACCGCCAGCCGCGCTTCGTGCGCGGCCGCGACCTGGTGACGGTTGCACCGGAGTGGTTCCTCAACCACCTGGTCCCCGACGAGCAGGCGATGATGGCCCCGGTCGTCCAGTTCGGACCGGTCCGGTACCGGCTGCTCGCCTCGTTCCCCAGCTCGCGCCTGTCCGGCTTCCGGGAGGGCGTCTATCTGCGCGCCGACCTGCCCACGCCATGACGGCGACCGCGCGGCGCTCGTGCCGCCATTGACAGCCCGCCGGCGGACCGCTACATAGCCGGGGCATGCGCGGATCCCGCTGGCTGGCCGGAGTCCTGCTCGGCGTCCTCGCCGTCGGTGTCTACCTGCCCGCCATCGTCCAGGGCGGATGGATCTGGGATGACGACTTCTACGTCACGAAGAACGAGCACCTCGACGGGGCGGCGGGCCTCGCCGACATCTGGCTTGACCGCCGCTCCACGCCCCAGTACTACCCGCTCGTCTTCACGACCTTCTGGGTCGAGAAGCGCCTCTGGGGGCTCGCGCCCGCCGGCTATCACGCCGTCAACGTCCTGATCCACGCAGCCGCCGCGGTGCTCGCCTGGCTGGCGCTCCGGCGCCTCTCGCTGCCCGCGGCCTGGGTCGCGGCGGCGGTCTTCGCGCTGCACCCCGTGCAGGTGGAGTCCGTCGCCTGGGTCACCGAGCGCAAGAACGTCCTCTCGGGACTCTGCTATTTCGGCTCCTTCCTCGCCTACCTGCGCTTCTCGCCGCCGGATCGGGAGGAAGCGCCGCCGGCCCGCCGCTGGCGCTTCTTCGCCCTCGCCTTCCTGCTCTTTCTCGGCGCGCTGCTCGCCAAGAGCGTGACGAGCACCCTGCCCGCGGCGATCCTGCTCGCGCTGTGGTGGAAGCGCGGCCGTCTCGCGCCGCGCGACGTGCTTCCCCTGGTCCCCTTCTTCCTCGCCGGGGCGCTCCTCGGCGCGAACACGGCCTGGCTCGAGAAGTACAAGGTCGGCACCCACGGACCGGAGTGGGCGCTCTCCGCCCTCCAGCGCACGCTGATCGCCGGCCGCGCGGTCTGGTTCTACGCGGGCAAGCTCCTCTGGCCCCATCCGCTCACGTTCATCTACCCGCGCTGGCCGGTGGCCGCCCCGGCGTGGTGGTGGTACCTCTACCCGGCCGCGGCGGCGGCCCTGGTGGCCGCCCTCTGGCGCCTGCGCGGGCGCATCGGCCGCGGGCCCCTCGCGGCCGCCCTCTTCTTCGGCGGGACGCTGCTTCCGGCTCTCGGCTTCGTCAACTTCTACCCGATGCGCTACTCCTTCGTCGCCGACCACTTCCAGTACCTCGCCAGCCTGGGGCCGATCGCGCTGCTCGTCGGCGGCGCCGCCTGGCTGCTCCAGCGCCGCGCGCCGGGCCACCCGCGCCTGCCCGCCGCCGCGGCGACACTGCTGCTGGCCGTCCTCGCGACCCTCACCTGGCGGCAGGCCGGGATCTACCGCGACGAGGAGACGCTCTGGCGCGACACCGTCGCGAAGGACCCCGGCTCGCCGCTCGCGAACTTGAGCCTGGGGAACCTGCGCTTCGCCGCGGGCGACCTGGCCGCCGCCAGGCGCCACTTCGAACTGGCGCTGGTCGACAAGCCCGACTTCGCGCAGGCCTGGCACAACCTCGGCATGATCGTCGGCCGCGAAGGGGACCTTGCGGGGGCGGCCCGCGACTTCGACCAGGCGATCCGTTTCAACCCGTACTTCGCGGAGGCGTACGAGAACCTCGGCGTCGCGCGCGGCATGCAGGGCGACCACGCGCGGGCCGCCGCCGCCTTCGAGAGGTCCGTCGCGCTCAAGCCGGAGGCGCCCGGCGCCTGGCTCAACCTCGCGCGCTCCTACGAGCGGCTCGGCCGGGCGGCCGACGCCGTGGCGACCCTGCGCGCGGCGCGCGAGCGCTTCCCCGGCGATGCCGCCGTGCTGCAGCGACTGCGGGAGGCGGCGCACCGATGACCCGGCCGCGCCCGACGGCGCCCGGACGGCCCCTGTCGAGCGCTCGTGCCGTCGCTGCCCTGCTCGCCGCGGCGACCCTGGCCGCGTTCCTGCCGCTGCTCGACGCCGGTTTCATCAACCTCGACGACCCGACCTACGTGACCGAGAATGCGCACGTGCGGGACGGCTGGAGCGCCGCGGCCGCGCGCTGGGCACTGACCGGCTTCGATGCGGCCAACTGGCACCCGCTCACCTGGGCCTCGCACCTGACCGACGTCTGGCTCTTCGGGCTGCGGCCGGCGGGCCACCACGCCACGAGCCTCGGGCTTCACGCCCTTGCCGCGGCGCTGCTGGCGCTTGCACTGGCGCGCCTGACGGGCCGCGTCTGGCCTGGGACGCTCGCCGCGGCGCTCTTCGCGCTGCACCCGCTGCGCGTCGAGTCCGTTGCCTGGGTCGCCGAGCGCAAGGACGTCCTCGCCGGCCTCCTCGGCGCGGCCACGCTCCTGCTGTACGCGCGACACGTGCGCCGCCCCTCGCCGCGGCGGCTGGTCGCGGTGACCGCCGCCTTCGCGCTCGGGCTCATGGCCAAGCC
Above is a genomic segment from bacterium containing:
- a CDS encoding tetratricopeptide repeat protein; this translates as MRGSRWLAGVLLGVLAVGVYLPAIVQGGWIWDDDFYVTKNEHLDGAAGLADIWLDRRSTPQYYPLVFTTFWVEKRLWGLAPAGYHAVNVLIHAAAAVLAWLALRRLSLPAAWVAAAVFALHPVQVESVAWVTERKNVLSGLCYFGSFLAYLRFSPPDREEAPPARRWRFFALAFLLFLGALLAKSVTSTLPAAILLALWWKRGRLAPRDVLPLVPFFLAGALLGANTAWLEKYKVGTHGPEWALSALQRTLIAGRAVWFYAGKLLWPHPLTFIYPRWPVAAPAWWWYLYPAAAAALVAALWRLRGRIGRGPLAAALFFGGTLLPALGFVNFYPMRYSFVADHFQYLASLGPIALLVGGAAWLLQRRAPGHPRLPAAAATLLLAVLATLTWRQAGIYRDEETLWRDTVAKDPGSPLANLSLGNLRFAAGDLAAARRHFELALVDKPDFAQAWHNLGMIVGREGDLAGAARDFDQAIRFNPYFAEAYENLGVARGMQGDHARAAAAFERSVALKPEAPGAWLNLARSYERLGRAADAVATLRAARERFPGDAAVLQRLREAAHR